A region from the Triticum urartu cultivar G1812 chromosome 1, Tu2.1, whole genome shotgun sequence genome encodes:
- the LOC125521413 gene encoding probable methyltransferase PMT23, whose translation MAVPSADRKRRPFLLSLSLFLLLSALLVLLVLFLDSSAQSLPFLPSRPSRLSAPSSHPHQQHSPTPVPTPGGSSDPQPNGPAAAAAEAEEKADASRPNAPTPVAGGSGTSTPSRTADDSSDAAAVDADATAVDAAGVDGGEAEDDGAVAEVRWETCKVRRGVSATDYIPCLDNIRAIKALRSRRHMEHRERHCPAPPPRCLVRMPAGYRLPVPWPRSRDMIWYNNVPHPKLVEYKKDQNWVTKSGDYLVFPGGGTQFKDGVARYIQFVEQIMPTIQWGTHTRTVLDVGCGVASFGGYLLDRNVITMSLAPKDEHEAQIQFALERGIPAFLGVIGTQKLPFPDNAFDVVHCARCRVHWYANGGKPLLELNRVLRPGGFFVWSATPVYRKEQRDQDDWNAMVTLTKSMCWRTVVKSEDINGIGVVIYQKPTSNSCYLERKTDEPHLCSKKDGSRFPWYAPLDSCILPSAVSSSDETSNSPLLWPERLIRYASLPDDSATIEKFDADTKYWKQVISEVYYNDFPVNWSSVRNVMDMNAGYGGFAAALVDRALWVMNVVPIGQSDTLPVIFSRGLIGVYHDWCESFNTYPRTYDVLHMSDLLGSLTKRCDILEVAAEVDRILRPGRWLVLKDTMDMMKKMRPILRSLHYETVIVKRQFLVATKSFWRPR comes from the exons ATGGCCGTCCCCTCCGCCGACCGCAAGCGGCGCCCCTTCCTCCTCTCGctctccctcttcctcctcctctccgcgctgctcgtcctcctcgTCCTCTTCCTCGACTCCTCCGCGCAGTCCCTCCCCTTCCTCCCCTCCCGCCCCTCCCGCCTCTCGGCCCCCTCCTCCCATCCCCACCAGCAGCACAGCCCAACCCCAGTTCCCACCCCCGGAGGCTCGTCCGACCCGCAACCAAACGGCCCAGCCGCTGCCGCTGCAGAAGCAGAAGAGAAGGCCGACGCATCGCGGCCAAACGCCCCCACCCCCGTCGCAGGGGGCAGCGGAACCAGCACCCCGTCACGGACAGCCGACGACAGCAGCGACGCGGCGGCAGTCGACGCGGATGCCACAGCCGTAGATGCGGCGGGAGTGGATGGCGGCGAGGCTGAGGACGACGGCGCGGTGGCGGAGGTGAGGTGGGAGACGTGCAAGGTCAGGAGGGGGGTGTCGGCCACGGACTACATCCCGTGCCTCGACAACATCAGGGCAATCAAGGCACTGCGCTCCAGGCGGCACATGGAGCACCGGGAGCGCCactgccccgcgccgccgcccagGTGCCTGGTGCGAATGCCTGCGGGTTACCGGCTCCCCGTGCCGTGGCCGCGCAGCCGTGACATG ATTTGGTACAACAATGTTCCTCACCCAAAACTGGTGGAATATAAGAAGGATCAGAACTGGGTTACAAAGTCTGGTGATTATCTTGTTTTCCCTGGAGGTGGAACTCAATTTAAAGATGGtgttgcaagatacatacagttTGTAGAACAG ATAATGCCTACCATTCAATGGGGAACACATACGAGAACTGTCCTGGATGTTGGATGTGGTGTTGCCAGCTTTGGTGGATACCTGCTTGACAGGAATGTCATTACTATGTCATTGGCCCCTAAAGATGAGCATGAAGCTCAGATACAGTTTGCATTAGAGCGTGGAATTCCAGCATTTCTAGGAGTAATCGGAACTCAAAAGCTCCCTTTCCCTGATAATGCATTTGATGTGGTCCATTGCGCAAGGTGCAGGGTCCATTGGTATGCAAATG GTGGAAAACCACTACTGGAGCTTAACAGAGTGCTAAGGCCTGGAGGATTTTTCGTTTGGTCTGCAACACCTGTCTATCGTaaagaacaaagagatcaagATGACTGGAATG CAATGGTTACTCTGACCAAATCAATGTGCTGGAGGACAGTTGTAAAATCTGAAGATATTAATGGAATTGGTGTTGTTATATATCAAAAACCGACCTCAAATTCTTGCTACCTTGAGAGGAAAACCGATGAACCCCACCTGTGTTCCAAGAAAGATGGATCACGTTTTCCTTG GTATGCTCCTCTTGATAGTTGCATTTTGCCATCTGCTGTTTCCAGTTCAGATGAAACAAGCAATTCTCCCCTTCTGTGGCCTGAAAGACTTATCAGATACGCTAGTCTGCCTGATGATTCTGCTACTATCGAGAAGTTTGATGCTGATACTAAGTATTGGAAACAAGTCATTTCAGAAGTATATTATAATGACTTTCCAGTTAATTGGTCAAGTGTCCGTAATGTAATGGACATGAATGCTGGTTATGGAGG GTTTGCAGCAGCACTTGTTGATAGAGCATTATGGGTTATGAATGTTGTACCTATTGGCCAGTCAGATACTTTGCCAGTAATTTTTAGCCGAGGTTTGATTGGGGTATATCATGATTGGTGCGAATCTTTCAACACATACCCAAGAACCTATGATGTTCTTCACATGAGTGATCTCCTTGGAAGTCTTACAAAGAG